A stretch of the Xiphias gladius isolate SHS-SW01 ecotype Sanya breed wild chromosome 19, ASM1685928v1, whole genome shotgun sequence genome encodes the following:
- the LOC120805251 gene encoding fibrous sheath CABYR-binding protein-like isoform X4, whose amino-acid sequence MTSALGSNLSELDRLLLELNAVQQSSPSFPTTEEAAPPLPSCSITHYENGGSPDIMVSPPSQEKPKRNGTRVDETRPTVESLLDELEGSVPSPSPPACHSDLDAPPQQQARMSASCATRELDELMASLSDFKPSSLGSLLDPAGASSSSPHPQVSSSVTPVASPFLSLSHMSTCASPLFSLPAGLELHIDEDGGDRGMSMPHSNRLPPHSPISSLSAASDLDLDSVIDVSATMLSSQTKSLLVLSQSASSNSNLIGNSPSPSNTTTTPSLTSVNTVLDHKSSKCPSPSLERASPSDTIGKFSCAPEIMSKGSASFPELDLNLSTPPPSINFTPYLSVPKTPSPLPVAVSISPPFTHASSKTSSPSLVSPLTVPSPPAFTSPSRQPLELASTAVQQPPMVEPSLDEALDKLLAMSFAQNPSTTHVEEAQLKMDAQCLGTGMREVLEELILPMDRNSVQPDTFTSATNTITDDSVDGGTDGNGDLDWADEELSVSLHDGLDGTMTPYTERPYTDGSMTPLTEASWMDESMTPSTCPGTPDVALDLPMLQTPSIDRVSASGHIKSVIRRTKETPNVHPMYRDGHLRRKMGPVIVNKNSSQDRLIEELQGKLGIGRSERRRKQSDDWMTEGVIVTSKPQRFRPDGADSEVDKIIIPPESPVPVRKVPPPLSPPAPRRPPTVEETKRPLPVQYPLPIPPPPPPPPSPPPQPPHIHEPVPTPFRQILKAAHPPPPPIQEPPAPKPEPPPPVLKTPTHPPPVEPVTPVAPKVLVSVGCQTEYDPIFPPMQA is encoded by the exons ATGACCTCTGCCCTGGGCAGTAACCTCTCAGAGCTCgacaggctgctgctggaacTTAATGCAGTGCAACAGAGCTCCCCTTCATTCCCCACGACAG AGGAAGCAGCTCCACCTTTACCTTCCTGTAGCATCACCCACTACGAGAATGGTGGCAGCCCTGACATCATGGTGAGCCCTCCGTCTCAGGAGAAACCCAAGAGGAATGGAACGAGAGTGGATGAAACCCGACCCACCGTTGAGAGTCTGCTGGACGAGCTGGAGGGCTCAGTGCCTTCACCCAG CCCCCCTGCTTGTCACAGCGATTTGGACGCCCCCCCCCAACAGCAAGCCAGAATGTCTGCTTCCTGTGCCACAAGAGAGCTAGATGAGCTGATGGCCTCTTTGTCTGACTTCAAG CCCAGCTCTTTGGGCTCTCTGCTGGACCCAGCAGGAGCATCTTCCAGCTCTCCTCATCCTCAAGTCTCTTCTTCCGTCACCCCAGTGGCTTCTCCTTTTCTTAGTCTGTCCCACATGTCCACCTGtgcctctcccctcttctccttgCCTGCTGGTCTAGAGCTGCACATagatgaggacggaggagaCCGAGGCATGTCGATGCCCCATTCAAACCGCCTCCCTCCCCACAGTCCTATATCCTCACTTTCCGCAGCCAGTGATCTAGACCTGGACTCTGTCATAGATGTTTCTGCCACCATGTTGTCATCCCAAACCAAGTCTCTGCTAGTCCTCTCTCAGTCCGCTTCGTCTAACTCCAACCTGATTGGAAATAGCCCAAGTCCTTCCAATACTACCACCACCCCCTCACTTACTTCAGTTAACACTGTTCTGGACCACAAGTCCTCCAAGTGCCCCAGTCCATCTCTAGAAAGGGCCTCACCCTCAGATACAATTGGTAAATTCTCTTGTGCTCCTGAGATCATGAGCAAGGGGTCTGCTTCTTTTCCTGAACttgatttgaatttgtccaCTCCACCTCCATCAATAAACTTCACCCCTTATCTCTCTGTGCCGAAGACTCCTTCACCCCTCCCTGTTGCTGTCTCTATATCTCCACCTTTCACACATGCTTCCTCAAAAACATCCTCACCATCACTGGTGTCCCCATTGACGGTCCCCTCTCCACCAGCCTTCACCAGCCCCAGTAGGCAGCCGTTGGAGCTGGCATCAACAGCTGTGCAGCAACCCCCCATGGTGGAGCCTTCCCTGGATGAGGCACTAGACAAGCTGCTAGCAATGAGTTTTGCACAGAATCCCTCAACAACACATGTGGAGGAAGCACAGCTGAAGATGGATGCGCAGTGTCTGGGCACAGGAATGCGGGAGGTGCTCGAGGAACTAATCCTGCCCATGGACAGAAACAGTGTGCAGCCCGACACTTTCACCAGTGCCACCAACACCATCACAGACGACTCAGTGGACGGAGGCACTGATGGAAACGGAGATCTGGACTGGGCTGATGAGGAGCTCTCTGTGTCCCTCCATGATGGACTGGATGGAACCATGACACCTTACACTGAGAGGCCATACACAGATGGCAGCATGACCCCGTTGACAGAGGCCAGCTGGATGGATGAGTCCATGACCCCATCTACGTGCCCTGGGACCCCTGACGTTGCCCTGGACCTGCCAATGCTGCAGACTCCTAGTATAGACAGAGTCTCTGCATCTGGACAT ATAAAATCAGTGATTAGGCGCACTAAGGAGACTCCCAACGTACATCCCATGTACCGAGATGGTCACCTGCGCAGGAAGATGGGACCCGTCATTGTAAACAAGAACAGTTCTCAGGATCGCCTCATTGAAGAGCTTCAGGGAAAGCTTGGGATCGGCCGCTCAGAGCGGCGCCGTAAACAGTCTGATGACTGGATGACCGAGGGTGTCATCGTCACATCTAAACCCCAGCGTTTCCGTCCTGATGGTGCCGACAGTGAGGTCGACAAG atCATAATTCCCCCAGAGTCGCCTGTCCCTGTGAGGAAGGTgcccccacctctctctcccccagCCCCTCGTCGCCCTCCTACTGTAGAAGAAACTAAGCGACCTCTTCCTGTACAGTATCCCCTTCCTATaccgccacctcctcctccacctccctctccccctccacaGCCTCCTCACATCCATGAACCAGTTCCCACCCCGTTTCGGCAGATTTTAAAAGCTGCAcatccaccaccacccccaATTCAGGAACCTCCTGCCCCTAAACCagagcctcctcctcctgttcttaAAACCCCAACACATCCTCCACCAGTGGAGCCAGTGACACCAGTTGCACCCAAAGTCCTGGTGTCTGTAGGCTGCCAAACAGAGTATGACCCAATCTTCCCTCCAATGCAGGCATGA